A single region of the Pseudomonas granadensis genome encodes:
- the glnK gene encoding P-II family nitrogen regulator, with amino-acid sequence MKLVTAIIKPFKLDDVRESLSEIGVQGITVTEVKGFGRQKGHTELYRGAEYVVDFLPKVKIDVAIDDKDLDRVIEAITKAANTGKIGDGKIFVVNLEQAIRIRTGETDTDAI; translated from the coding sequence ATGAAGCTAGTCACTGCCATCATCAAGCCGTTCAAGTTGGACGACGTGCGCGAGTCGCTGTCCGAAATCGGCGTGCAGGGCATTACCGTTACTGAAGTCAAAGGCTTCGGCCGGCAGAAGGGTCACACCGAGCTGTATCGCGGCGCGGAATATGTGGTCGATTTTCTGCCCAAGGTGAAAATCGACGTGGCCATCGACGACAAGGATCTGGACCGGGTTATCGAAGCAATAACCAAGGCTGCCAACACCGGCAAGATCGGTGACGGCAAGATCTTCGTGGTGAATCTGGAACAGGCGATCCGCATCCGTACCGGCGAAACCGATACCGACGCGATCTAA
- a CDS encoding accessory factor UbiK family protein, with protein sequence MLAPKDFLDALSGTASRLFSGDTPLPKAEIESQFKMLLQSAFSKLDLVSREEFDSQMVVLARTRARLESLEAKVAEMEAKLTPPAE encoded by the coding sequence ATGCTCGCGCCCAAAGACTTCCTCGACGCCCTGAGCGGCACCGCCTCCCGCCTGTTCAGCGGCGACACCCCGCTGCCGAAAGCCGAAATCGAAAGCCAGTTCAAGATGCTGCTGCAGAGTGCCTTCAGCAAACTCGACCTGGTCAGCCGTGAAGAGTTTGATAGTCAGATGGTGGTGTTGGCCCGAACGCGTGCACGGCTTGAGAGCCTTGAAGCGAAGGTTGCCGAGATGGAAGCGAAGCTGACGCCGCCTGCTGAATAA
- a CDS encoding YifB family Mg chelatase-like AAA ATPase, which yields MSLSIVHSRAQIGVEAPAVTVEVHLANGLPSLTMVGLPEAAVKESKDRVRSAIINSGLQFPARRITLNLAPADLPKDGGRFDLAIALGILSASVQVPCLTLDEVECLGELALSGAVRAVRGVLPAALAARKAGRALVVPRANAEEACLASGLKVFAVDHLLEAVAHFNGHTPVEPYVSDGLMHASKPYPDLNEVQGQMAAKRALLIAAAGAHNLLFSGPPGTGKTLLASRLPGLLPPLAESEALEVAAIQSVASGAPLTHWPQRPFRQPHHSASGPALVGGSSKPQPGEITLAHHGVLFLDELPEFDRKVLEVLREPLESGHIVIARAKDRVRFPARFQLVAAMNPCPCGYLGEPSGKCSCTPDMVQRYRNKLSGPLLDRIDLHLTVAREATALNPQVKPGEDSASAAALVAEARERQQTRQGCANAFLDLPGLKRHCKLSTADETWLETACERLTLSLRSAHRLLKVARTLADLEQADAIKREHLAEALQYRPATP from the coding sequence ATGTCTCTCTCCATCGTCCACAGCCGCGCCCAGATTGGCGTGGAAGCCCCTGCTGTCACCGTCGAAGTCCATCTGGCCAACGGTCTGCCGTCGCTGACCATGGTCGGGCTGCCCGAGGCGGCGGTGAAGGAGAGCAAGGATCGGGTGCGCAGCGCGATCATCAATTCCGGGCTGCAGTTTCCGGCGCGGCGGATCACGCTGAATCTGGCCCCGGCGGATCTGCCCAAGGATGGCGGGCGGTTTGATCTGGCGATTGCCTTGGGGATTCTGTCGGCGAGTGTGCAGGTGCCGTGCCTGACGCTGGACGAGGTGGAATGCCTGGGCGAACTGGCGTTGTCCGGCGCGGTACGAGCAGTGCGCGGGGTATTGCCGGCAGCGTTGGCGGCGCGCAAGGCCGGGCGTGCGTTGGTGGTGCCTCGGGCGAATGCGGAAGAAGCGTGTCTGGCCTCGGGACTTAAGGTGTTTGCAGTCGATCATCTGCTTGAGGCTGTGGCGCATTTCAACGGGCATACGCCGGTTGAGCCGTATGTCTCTGACGGCTTGATGCATGCCAGCAAGCCCTATCCCGACTTGAATGAAGTGCAGGGTCAGATGGCAGCCAAACGTGCGTTGCTGATCGCGGCGGCTGGCGCGCATAACCTGCTGTTCAGCGGGCCTCCGGGTACCGGTAAAACATTGTTGGCGAGTCGTCTGCCGGGGCTTCTGCCGCCGCTGGCCGAGAGTGAAGCGCTGGAGGTGGCGGCGATCCAGTCGGTCGCCAGCGGTGCGCCGCTGACCCATTGGCCGCAACGCCCCTTTCGCCAACCGCACCATTCGGCATCCGGACCGGCACTGGTCGGTGGCAGCTCGAAACCGCAACCCGGAGAGATCACCCTCGCCCATCACGGCGTGCTGTTTCTCGACGAACTGCCGGAGTTCGATCGCAAGGTACTGGAGGTTTTGCGCGAGCCGTTGGAGTCCGGGCACATCGTGATTGCCCGAGCCAAGGATCGTGTGCGTTTTCCGGCGCGTTTTCAGTTAGTCGCCGCGATGAATCCCTGCCCCTGTGGATATCTTGGCGAACCCAGCGGCAAGTGCTCATGCACGCCGGACATGGTCCAGCGCTATCGCAACAAACTGTCGGGCCCGCTGCTGGACCGGATCGATTTGCACCTGACGGTGGCGCGCGAGGCGACGGCATTGAACCCGCAGGTGAAGCCGGGCGAAGACAGTGCCAGTGCAGCCGCGTTGGTTGCCGAGGCCCGTGAACGACAGCAAACAAGGCAGGGCTGCGCCAATGCCTTTCTCGATTTGCCGGGACTGAAACGGCACTGCAAGTTATCTACAGCCGATGAAACCTGGCTGGAAACCGCCTGCGAACGCTTGACCCTGTCGCTACGCTCGGCGCATCGCTTGCTCAAGGTTGCCCGAACACTGGCAGACCTCGAACAAGCCGATGCCATCAAACGCGAGCACCTGGCCGAGGCGCTGCAATATCGGCCAGCGACGCCTTAA
- a CDS encoding aldose 1-epimerase family protein, with amino-acid sequence MTPLKLALALGALSAASHAMAWDYVLLDTNKPAQNWTITSAQLGVKTDKPFSVSLRTLHGGRQEGVSIVDIDNGTMKLSVVPTRGMNVLQASVGDVRMGWDSPVKEVVNPAFIELNGRGGLGWLEGFNELVTRCGYEWVGHPGMDNGELLTLHGRAANIPASTVTLHIDEKPPYAISLRGELKEQAFKKVDFSVATELVTLPGSAAFSLNDTLTNNGDYPKEYQALYHSNFSTPFLEQGARFAAPVKQVSPFNDKAKGDLADWQTYRGPTKDYDETVYNVVPYADAKGQTLTVLHNKAGSLGVSVGFNTSQLPVFSLWKNTDTQGQGYVTGLEPGTSFSYNRHYQRPLKLVPTIAPKASQQFQISYSLLADKGAVDNALKRVTEIQAGRETEVRQTPLVDLTAH; translated from the coding sequence ATGACCCCGCTCAAACTCGCCCTCGCACTCGGCGCGCTCTCTGCTGCTTCCCACGCCATGGCCTGGGATTACGTCCTTCTCGACACCAACAAACCCGCGCAAAACTGGACCATCACCAGCGCGCAACTGGGCGTGAAAACCGACAAACCCTTTTCCGTCAGCCTGCGCACCCTGCACGGCGGCCGGCAGGAAGGCGTGAGCATCGTCGACATCGATAACGGCACCATGAAACTCTCCGTAGTGCCGACCCGTGGCATGAACGTCTTGCAGGCGTCCGTCGGCGACGTGCGGATGGGCTGGGATTCGCCGGTCAAGGAGGTGGTCAACCCGGCCTTCATCGAACTCAACGGACGCGGTGGCCTCGGCTGGCTGGAAGGCTTCAACGAACTGGTGACCCGCTGTGGTTATGAATGGGTCGGCCATCCGGGCATGGACAATGGTGAGCTGCTGACTTTGCACGGCCGCGCCGCCAATATCCCGGCCAGCACTGTCACCCTGCACATCGACGAAAAACCGCCCTATGCCATCAGCCTGCGTGGCGAGTTGAAAGAGCAGGCGTTCAAGAAGGTCGACTTCTCCGTGGCTACCGAACTGGTCACGCTGCCGGGCAGCGCCGCCTTTAGCCTCAACGATACGCTGACCAACAACGGCGATTACCCGAAGGAATATCAGGCGCTGTATCACAGCAACTTCAGCACGCCATTTCTTGAGCAAGGCGCCCGTTTTGCCGCGCCGGTCAAACAGGTCTCGCCATTCAACGACAAGGCCAAGGGTGATCTGGCCGACTGGCAAACCTATCGCGGGCCGACCAAGGACTACGACGAAACTGTCTACAACGTCGTGCCCTATGCCGATGCCAAGGGACAAACGCTGACCGTGCTGCATAACAAGGCAGGTAGCCTGGGCGTCTCGGTCGGTTTCAACACCTCGCAACTGCCGGTGTTTTCCCTGTGGAAAAATACCGATACCCAAGGGCAGGGCTATGTCACCGGCCTGGAACCGGGGACGAGTTTTTCCTACAACCGCCATTATCAGCGTCCGCTGAAGCTGGTGCCGACCATTGCACCGAAAGCCAGTCAGCAATTCCAGATCAGTTACAGCCTGCTTGCGGACAAGGGCGCTGTGGATAACGCCCTGAAGCGTGTGACCGAGATCCAGGCCGGGCGTGAAACTGAAGTGCGGCAGACGCCGCTGGTGGATCTGACCGCGCATTAA